A genome region from Bacillaceae bacterium IKA-2 includes the following:
- a CDS encoding sigma-54 dependent transcriptional regulator — translation MKKRVLIIEDELAIRLSLKAGLQDCSYEVEAVETLKEGRKSIETFLPHVVLLDVRLPDGNGMDFLYEIKERWVDIQVIIMTAYDSTELIMKAIKGGACEFISKPFELQELIEQVEKAFEKVGRLVDVLENANIDWSERLEGQTFIAKSKQMQNIIKKVALAAATDTTVLIQGDTGTGKEVIARLIHQESHRAAKPFMALNCGALPIHLIESELFGHEKGSFTGAVEQKKGIVEIVNGGTLFLDEIGEMPLDVQVKLLRFLEDGSFRRIGGLQNSKTNLRIVAATNRSLQKAVAQGLFRSDLFYRLYVIPLQLPPLKERNEDIELISKHYLREFSTRLGKTPPPIHPEDIQSLLQYDWPGNVRELRNVIERYVVLYESGVKLVSLIEPDNLERDSEYKPLPLWKGFSMKDEIEKIEKIYIKQALKQTDHNISKSAELLGLSRFSLQRRLDKMSNNKHK, via the coding sequence GTGAAAAAGCGAGTATTAATAATTGAAGATGAGCTTGCGATTCGTCTTTCCTTAAAAGCTGGTTTACAGGATTGTAGTTATGAAGTAGAAGCGGTAGAAACATTGAAAGAAGGTAGAAAATCAATTGAAACATTTCTACCCCATGTTGTTTTATTAGATGTACGCTTACCAGATGGAAACGGGATGGATTTTTTATATGAGATTAAAGAACGATGGGTTGATATCCAAGTTATCATCATGACGGCTTACGACAGCACAGAATTAATAATGAAAGCAATTAAAGGTGGAGCATGTGAGTTTATTAGTAAACCTTTTGAGTTGCAAGAGCTTATTGAACAAGTTGAAAAGGCATTTGAGAAGGTTGGACGGCTAGTCGATGTCCTTGAAAACGCTAATATTGACTGGTCTGAGCGTCTTGAAGGACAAACGTTTATTGCTAAATCAAAGCAAATGCAAAATATAATAAAAAAAGTAGCATTAGCAGCAGCAACAGATACAACTGTTTTAATCCAAGGGGATACAGGAACTGGAAAAGAAGTGATTGCCAGACTCATCCATCAAGAAAGTCATCGGGCAGCTAAGCCGTTTATGGCATTAAACTGTGGAGCGTTACCGATCCATTTAATTGAAAGTGAATTGTTTGGTCATGAGAAAGGATCTTTTACAGGAGCGGTAGAACAAAAAAAAGGAATTGTTGAGATTGTAAATGGGGGAACACTGTTTCTTGACGAAATTGGGGAAATGCCATTAGATGTTCAAGTGAAACTTTTGCGATTTTTAGAGGATGGTTCCTTTCGACGAATAGGCGGATTACAAAATTCTAAGACCAATTTACGAATAGTAGCAGCAACTAATCGCTCTTTACAAAAAGCCGTCGCTCAGGGATTGTTTCGTTCAGATTTATTTTATCGGTTATATGTAATTCCACTTCAATTACCACCGTTAAAAGAGAGAAATGAAGATATTGAATTAATTAGCAAACATTACTTACGAGAGTTTTCTACTCGTCTAGGAAAAACCCCACCACCTATCCATCCTGAGGACATTCAAAGTCTATTACAATACGACTGGCCAGGGAATGTCAGAGAGCTTCGAAATGTTATCGAGCGTTACGTTGTATTGTATGAGTCAGGAGTGAAATTAGTATCTTTGATAGAACCAGACAATCTAGAAAGGGATTCAGAATATAAGCCACTGCCTCTCTGGAAAGGTTTTTCTATGAAAGATGAGATAGAAAAAATAGAGAAAATTTATATTAAACAAGCATTAAAACAAACCGATCATAATATATCAAAAAGTGCAGAACTCCTAGGTTTGAGCCGATTTTCATTGCAACGACGCTTGGATAAGATGAGCAATAATAAACATAAATAA
- a CDS encoding ATP-binding protein, whose translation MKIKHSIERKMLISFILVVTVPIIVTGIVSYWFAFSSYKNQILFKGEQEVLQMISVYDRLIMMGMSTDDALSELKAMKTNDSLQLIRNFEIAEAGWKIQASTYTSTDWMYEQAALDGTAFVLPLSVTLWTDELLEIQKYTIIVVMIAIIVAVQSIVLLSHHLSKPIRKLAEYCREIGLGMDTSLPTEYIKGREDEIQVLGDHLGEMVESLSNKQLYLERLKTFQEEILTSTFIGVYTKTFSDQTIYRNERWRNHCENSPELEQQMEMWLKKTSGLIVEPVQWTFQNHGKEKVFSIRQVPLISKENEVIGVLCTAENVTERVQIEKRMEVLNRFAALGELTAQITHEIRNPLTGMKTTVQVLKKRLNLEQEDDQLFSILVGEIDRLNNSLSKMLHFARPKKANRKMIKVAEVILETVTMLKKTTEDKNIQIIIEANASIFANVDEDHLKQILLNLLLNGIKAIEGQGQINITVKQIEENVEISIIDNGVGIEKEHLAKIFYPFFTTSTKGTGLGLAVVEQLLLQNEGEIQVESQVGYGTAVKISLEGIVQSEKASINN comes from the coding sequence ATGAAAATTAAACATTCAATTGAAAGAAAAATGCTGATATCGTTTATTTTAGTTGTCACAGTCCCGATTATTGTAACTGGGATAGTTTCATATTGGTTTGCTTTTTCCTCGTATAAAAATCAGATTCTCTTTAAAGGGGAGCAAGAGGTATTGCAGATGATTTCTGTATATGATCGACTGATTATGATGGGAATGAGTACAGACGATGCTTTAAGTGAGCTTAAAGCAATGAAAACTAACGATAGTCTACAACTTATCCGTAATTTTGAAATAGCCGAAGCAGGTTGGAAGATTCAAGCAAGTACATATACTAGTACTGATTGGATGTATGAACAAGCGGCCTTGGATGGTACAGCATTTGTGCTGCCGCTATCAGTGACACTTTGGACTGATGAACTACTAGAAATTCAGAAATATACTATTATTGTCGTTATGATTGCTATTATCGTAGCCGTTCAAAGCATTGTTCTCCTTTCTCACCATTTATCTAAGCCGATTCGGAAACTAGCAGAATATTGTCGTGAAATTGGACTAGGCATGGATACTAGCCTGCCAACGGAGTACATTAAAGGCCGGGAAGATGAAATTCAAGTACTTGGCGATCATTTGGGTGAAATGGTCGAATCATTATCTAATAAACAGCTTTATTTGGAGAGATTAAAAACGTTTCAAGAAGAAATTTTGACTAGTACATTTATTGGAGTGTATACTAAAACATTTTCTGATCAGACGATTTATCGAAACGAACGTTGGAGAAACCACTGTGAAAATAGTCCGGAGCTTGAACAACAAATGGAAATGTGGCTGAAAAAGACTTCTGGATTGATAGTAGAACCGGTTCAGTGGACGTTTCAAAATCATGGTAAAGAGAAAGTTTTTTCAATTCGGCAAGTGCCGTTAATTTCGAAAGAAAATGAAGTAATTGGTGTTCTTTGTACAGCAGAAAATGTCACAGAAAGAGTTCAAATTGAAAAAAGGATGGAAGTATTAAATAGATTTGCAGCTCTTGGTGAGTTAACGGCACAAATCACCCATGAAATTCGTAATCCGCTAACAGGCATGAAGACGACCGTACAAGTATTAAAAAAGAGATTAAATCTCGAACAGGAAGATGATCAGCTTTTTTCCATTTTAGTAGGTGAGATTGATCGGTTGAACAACTCGTTATCAAAAATGCTCCATTTTGCTCGACCAAAAAAAGCAAACAGGAAAATGATTAAGGTTGCTGAGGTTATATTGGAAACAGTAACAATGTTAAAGAAAACAACCGAAGATAAAAATATCCAGATAATTATTGAGGCAAACGCTTCGATTTTTGCTAATGTTGATGAAGATCATTTAAAACAAATTCTTTTAAACCTTTTATTGAACGGGATTAAAGCGATTGAAGGACAGGGACAAATTAATATTACGGTCAAACAAATAGAAGAGAATGTTGAGATTAGCATTATTGATAACGGAGTCGGTATTGAAAAAGAACATCTCGCAAAAATATTTTATCCGTTTTTCACTACAAGTACAAAAGGGACAGGACTAGGCTTAGCAGTCGTTGAACAACTTCTTCTTCAAAATGAAGGTGAAATTCAAGTAGAGAGTCAAGTAGGCTATGGAACTGCAGTAAAAATTTCATTAGAAGGGATTGTTCAAAGTGAAAAAGCGAGTATTAATAATTGA
- a CDS encoding sodium:solute symporter family protein: MTVFEPFYYLGFFFIYIIVILYLGKEGINRSETVSDYYVANRSLGLFLSVCTFSATWFSAASMLGMPALIYENGYSIIFTTVICWLLGSVFIILMAKRLRSYQILTIPEFFHKRYNSKGLQVMTSIILIISYMLYIGIQIRGFGIVVSYMLDIPYSVAVVFVFMFLLYTTYGGLISVARTDVFNFLLIISGITLAAYYVLEKTGGFISIHESIIATNSTVEVEQWFDLFPDGIGTIIIFISAFFSLGLGLAANPQYAVRILSASSTKVAIRMVGLSTLILGFAYVAIIIIGFGSIAIFEGRMFVHGDELLPYLIHEVFDSPLKGWILMSIVAACVSTANSQLLILCSSFVYDFYEQLIKKKLGDKKRLSINKWSVIIFAFGSLLISLQPLRELVAFSGQIWGIIAVTFFFPLFGGLFFKNATRKGAFYSIVIGLVCYLSWLVFIPVHWQYYIQPVVPALIISGIVFFMFRQRGDLRHEN, translated from the coding sequence ATGACGGTGTTTGAACCATTTTACTATTTAGGGTTCTTTTTCATTTATATAATCGTGATTTTATATCTTGGCAAAGAAGGAATTAATCGTTCGGAAACTGTCAGTGATTATTATGTTGCGAATCGCTCATTGGGTCTTTTTTTAAGCGTATGCACTTTTTCAGCCACTTGGTTTAGTGCTGCTTCCATGCTAGGTATGCCAGCACTTATTTATGAAAATGGTTACTCTATTATTTTTACAACAGTGATTTGTTGGTTACTCGGTTCAGTTTTTATAATTTTAATGGCTAAGAGATTAAGGTCCTATCAAATTTTAACGATTCCTGAGTTTTTTCATAAAAGATATAATAGCAAAGGTTTACAAGTAATGACAAGTATCATCCTAATTATAAGCTACATGCTCTATATTGGTATTCAAATTCGTGGCTTTGGGATTGTTGTTTCGTATATGTTAGATATTCCTTATTCGGTAGCAGTTGTCTTTGTATTTATGTTTCTTTTGTATACGACTTATGGAGGTTTAATTTCTGTTGCACGTACAGATGTCTTTAATTTTCTGCTGATTATTTCTGGTATAACACTGGCTGCTTATTACGTTCTTGAAAAAACAGGTGGATTTATTTCTATTCATGAATCAATTATCGCAACTAATTCCACAGTGGAAGTAGAGCAATGGTTTGATTTATTTCCCGATGGAATTGGGACAATTATTATTTTCATTAGTGCGTTTTTCTCGCTTGGACTTGGACTAGCTGCTAATCCACAATATGCTGTGCGGATTTTATCAGCGTCATCAACGAAAGTCGCGATTCGTATGGTAGGGTTAAGTACGCTTATCCTCGGCTTTGCTTATGTAGCAATAATTATAATTGGTTTTGGATCAATCGCTATTTTTGAGGGGCGTATGTTTGTTCATGGTGATGAGCTACTTCCTTACTTGATTCATGAAGTCTTTGATTCACCGTTAAAAGGATGGATTTTAATGAGTATTGTAGCTGCTTGTGTATCAACAGCTAATTCTCAGTTGCTAATTCTTTGTAGTAGTTTTGTTTATGATTTTTATGAGCAATTGATAAAGAAAAAATTAGGAGATAAAAAGCGTCTTTCCATTAATAAGTGGTCGGTCATTATTTTTGCTTTTGGATCACTGCTTATTTCTTTACAGCCACTAAGGGAGCTTGTTGCTTTTAGCGGACAAATTTGGGGAATTATTGCTGTGACATTTTTCTTCCCACTTTTTGGTGGTCTGTTTTTTAAAAATGCAACCCGAAAAGGAGCTTTTTATTCAATTGTGATCGGGTTAGTTTGTTATTTAAGCTGGCTTGTTTTCATTCCTGTTCATTGGCAGTATTATATACAGCCAGTTGTGCCGGCTCTAATAATTTCAGGAATAGTCTTTTTTATGTTTCGGCAAAGAGGAGATTTGAGACATGAAAATTAA
- a CDS encoding VanW family protein: MALWSKLVILILITIFLVSCSSIREEEQILVASNLIVEMEESVTKSTPSRKPIKLINVHTAQIVYELIPDELGYREGQEAYKKNLVELAKKLARGEDGIDQRMVNPKLLSDRSTTKGKPEIIMREKELVEVLSVLGFYGTEVELPIYIKQPSFTAEEIVDIDKVVIGEYSTRYNAEVAGRSENIRLSAESIEGLILGTGDTFSFNSIVGQRTEARGYKEANVILEGDYVEALGGGICQTSTTLYNAADYSGLTIIERRPHSLPISYVPEGRDAMVSWGTSDLRFRNDYPFPVILKTYITPGQIKIEVRTSKENAKAINDA; the protein is encoded by the coding sequence ATGGCATTGTGGAGTAAGTTAGTTATCCTTATTTTGATTACTATATTTTTAGTTTCATGTAGTAGTATAAGAGAGGAAGAGCAAATATTAGTGGCAAGTAATTTAATAGTAGAAATGGAAGAATCAGTCACTAAAAGTACACCAAGTAGAAAACCCATCAAACTAATAAATGTTCATACTGCCCAAATAGTTTATGAACTAATACCTGATGAATTAGGTTACCGGGAAGGTCAAGAAGCATACAAAAAAAACTTAGTTGAATTAGCTAAAAAATTAGCTAGGGGCGAAGATGGTATTGACCAAAGAATGGTAAACCCAAAACTACTATCAGATCGATCAACAACAAAAGGTAAACCAGAAATTATCATGCGTGAAAAAGAACTTGTTGAAGTGTTGAGCGTCTTGGGGTTTTATGGAACTGAAGTAGAGTTACCAATCTATATCAAACAACCTAGCTTTACTGCAGAAGAAATAGTAGATATAGATAAAGTAGTTATCGGTGAATATTCAACTAGATATAATGCAGAGGTAGCTGGAAGAAGTGAAAACATTCGCTTATCAGCAGAGAGTATTGAAGGCTTAATATTAGGAACAGGTGACACATTCAGTTTCAACTCTATAGTAGGTCAACGAACAGAAGCACGTGGCTATAAAGAAGCAAATGTTATCCTAGAAGGTGATTATGTAGAAGCGCTAGGTGGCGGAATTTGTCAAACATCTACAACGTTATATAATGCAGCAGATTATTCTGGTTTAACAATAATTGAGCGGAGGCCACATTCACTACCAATTTCTTATGTGCCAGAAGGAAGGGATGCGATGGTGAGTTGGGGTACGAGCGACTTACGTTTTAGAAACGACTATCCATTCCCAGTTATCTTAAAAACATATATAACACCGGGGCAAATAAAAATTGAAGTCAGAACATCTAAAGAAAATGCAAAGGCTATAAATGATGCTTAA
- a CDS encoding Gfo/Idh/MocA family oxidoreductase: MNKKIRVGIIGGGFGAKVHVPLMKSHPGFEVVAISSVSRGKIEDIKQETGLDHVYDNWQEMLEKEKLDLVSIVSAPLLHHDMVLKAFEHGCDVLCEKPMAANTDEAVSMIKAKDNAKKLAFINFEFRFLPARQKVKEIISSGQLGKIMHVNYTASFPGYERAVSNKRGWLSQEDQAGGMLGAIGSHMFDSLLWWMDDKVNTVKGQLATHVPLFVDENGEKEVRTADDSFQATGSFTSGTTFTVGLISVAQHSPGWRLEVYGTAGTLIMTEDKKVFVGISSEPVAEVEVEAELNAPEDMSEIAARYYQAFYPFLEQVYEAITNEQMNSDLPTFESGHQVQMLLDEIRKSHKEQ; this comes from the coding sequence ATGAACAAAAAGATTAGAGTAGGTATTATTGGAGGAGGCTTTGGTGCAAAAGTTCATGTGCCATTGATGAAAAGCCATCCAGGATTTGAAGTGGTTGCCATTTCAAGTGTTTCAAGAGGTAAAATTGAGGACATTAAACAAGAAACAGGACTTGACCATGTTTATGATAATTGGCAAGAAATGCTTGAGAAAGAAAAGCTAGATTTAGTTTCGATTGTTTCTGCTCCATTGTTGCATCATGATATGGTTTTAAAAGCTTTTGAACATGGCTGTGATGTTTTATGTGAAAAACCAATGGCAGCTAATACTGATGAAGCAGTAAGCATGATTAAAGCAAAGGATAACGCAAAAAAACTAGCTTTTATTAATTTTGAATTCCGGTTTTTACCTGCAAGACAAAAAGTAAAGGAAATCATTTCAAGCGGTCAACTAGGAAAAATTATGCATGTGAACTATACAGCTAGTTTTCCTGGTTATGAAAGAGCCGTTTCAAATAAACGAGGTTGGCTGAGCCAAGAAGATCAAGCGGGAGGTATGCTTGGTGCAATTGGTTCGCATATGTTTGATTCCTTATTATGGTGGATGGACGATAAAGTAAATACGGTTAAAGGTCAATTGGCGACACACGTTCCTTTATTCGTTGACGAGAATGGCGAAAAAGAAGTTCGGACTGCAGATGATTCATTTCAAGCGACGGGTTCTTTTACTAGTGGCACAACGTTTACAGTTGGATTAATAAGTGTTGCCCAGCACTCACCAGGGTGGCGACTTGAGGTTTATGGAACTGCTGGAACGCTAATTATGACAGAAGACAAAAAAGTATTTGTAGGAATCAGTAGCGAACCAGTTGCAGAAGTAGAAGTAGAGGCTGAACTTAATGCCCCAGAAGATATGAGTGAAATTGCGGCACGTTATTACCAAGCTTTTTATCCTTTTTTAGAGCAAGTTTATGAAGCCATCACAAATGAACAGATGAATTCTGATTTGCCAACTTTCGAATCTGGACATCAGGTACAAATGCTTCTAGATGAGATAAGGAAATCTCACAAAGAACAATGA
- the megL gene encoding methionine gamma-lyase, whose product METKNKHFETKVIHAGYDSKEHLRSLSTPIYQTSTFTFDTAEQGERFFAGEESGYIYSRLGNPTVSVLQEKIAEIEEGEASLAFGSGMAAISAVLFSLTKANDHVLVSQGVYGCTYGLLKLMEEKYQISHDFSFMENEEQIKKLIKPQTTCIYIETPINPTMKLIDIKMVVAIAKEYNIPVVVDNTFCSPYLQQPLTLGCDVVVHSATKYICGHGDVVAGLAIASQELISKIAMTTQKDIGGILGPFDAWLLLRGLKTLPIRMDRHCDNTEKLVEWIKKQPQIKSVYYPGDPNHPQYAIMKKQMNRGGGLFSFELNGTKQEMRSFINNLEMIKIAVSLGDAETLIQHPATMTHSGIPEDVRLSMGITDQLIRLSVGLEAWEDIRDDIKQSLEQIKG is encoded by the coding sequence ATGGAGACAAAAAACAAACATTTTGAAACAAAGGTCATTCACGCTGGATATGATTCAAAAGAGCATTTAAGAAGTTTATCAACACCAATTTATCAAACATCTACTTTTACGTTTGATACAGCAGAGCAAGGGGAACGTTTTTTTGCAGGTGAAGAGAGTGGCTACATTTATTCGAGATTAGGTAATCCAACTGTATCTGTCTTACAGGAGAAAATAGCCGAAATTGAGGAAGGTGAAGCCAGTTTAGCCTTTGGCTCTGGAATGGCAGCAATTTCCGCAGTACTGTTTTCTTTAACGAAAGCAAATGATCACGTGCTCGTTTCCCAAGGTGTATATGGTTGTACTTACGGTTTATTAAAATTAATGGAAGAAAAGTATCAGATTAGCCATGATTTTAGTTTCATGGAAAATGAAGAACAAATAAAGAAATTAATTAAACCCCAGACAACGTGTATTTACATTGAAACACCAATTAATCCAACAATGAAATTGATAGATATTAAAATGGTTGTAGCGATCGCAAAGGAATATAACATCCCTGTTGTCGTTGATAACACTTTTTGCTCGCCATATTTACAGCAACCATTGACACTTGGTTGTGATGTTGTTGTTCATAGTGCGACGAAATATATTTGTGGTCATGGTGATGTTGTAGCAGGGTTAGCAATTGCAAGCCAAGAATTAATTAGTAAAATAGCGATGACTACACAAAAAGACATTGGTGGAATTCTCGGACCTTTTGATGCATGGTTGCTACTCCGAGGCTTAAAGACGTTGCCAATCCGTATGGACAGACACTGTGATAATACGGAAAAACTTGTCGAGTGGATAAAAAAACAGCCACAGATTAAATCAGTATATTATCCAGGTGATCCCAATCATCCTCAGTATGCGATTATGAAAAAACAAATGAATCGTGGCGGTGGACTTTTCTCTTTTGAACTAAATGGTACAAAACAAGAGATGCGCTCTTTTATCAACAACTTAGAAATGATTAAAATCGCCGTTAGCCTAGGCGATGCAGAAACATTAATTCAGCACCCAGCAACGATGACGCATTCAGGAATTCCTGAGGATGTGAGATTATCAATGGGAATTACCGATCAACTAATTCGCTTATCAGTTGGATTAGAAGCTTGGGAAGATATCCGCGACGATATTAAGCAAAGTCTTGAACAAATAAAGGGATAG
- a CDS encoding DUF2621 family protein, whose protein sequence is MPNQWFMWFIFLWSVLILVLMAIGGYFMFRKFLKKMPKADGMSILDWQDHFLKETKQLWTDEGKAFLEELVDPVPLLFRDIARDKIAGKIGELALEENATEITSNLIIKGYCLATPKRDHKFLVKKLTEKNIDKSTYAQYL, encoded by the coding sequence ATGCCTAATCAATGGTTTATGTGGTTTATATTTTTATGGTCTGTACTTATCTTAGTATTAATGGCTATCGGTGGCTATTTTATGTTTCGAAAATTTTTAAAAAAGATGCCAAAAGCAGATGGAATGTCAATTTTGGATTGGCAAGACCATTTTCTTAAAGAAACAAAGCAGCTTTGGACTGATGAAGGAAAAGCTTTTTTAGAAGAATTAGTAGATCCTGTTCCACTTTTGTTTCGAGATATTGCGAGAGACAAAATTGCCGGAAAAATTGGTGAATTAGCGCTTGAGGAAAACGCCACGGAAATAACAAGTAATCTCATCATAAAAGGATATTGTTTAGCTACACCAAAGCGTGATCATAAGTTTTTAGTAAAAAAATTAACCGAAAAAAACATTGATAAATCTACTTACGCACAATATTTATGA
- a CDS encoding DUF3794 domain-containing protein — MTQSSKNNTVVPESKTPIKYSENRECHPQVSLGKIITKVPVVLAELTLQVNIDAKTTFPEPVLEIKDIKKRVKLTQCRLLLPTNKLFVKGVVRKNIQYASPCRDIAESTSTSVASDMHSYTVEIPFECVTEIKKYLTKPVMPKINSQQEFDFVVAKSLSNGLLEKDEYLSSDLSQFHQESTHYYNELPFCELLSSQIIEWDEAIDRMPLPNTAPLDEGYFSTVEEKMVLDLTLNVLQKQQILVTSATNNEDDDGDYKECD, encoded by the coding sequence ATGACCCAATCTTCTAAAAACAATACAGTAGTTCCAGAATCAAAAACTCCAATAAAGTATTCTGAGAATAGGGAGTGTCATCCACAAGTTAGTCTTGGGAAAATTATTACAAAGGTGCCTGTTGTTCTTGCTGAGCTAACCCTACAAGTGAATATCGATGCAAAAACCACTTTTCCTGAACCAGTATTAGAAATTAAAGATATTAAAAAGAGGGTAAAATTAACACAATGTCGCTTATTATTGCCAACAAATAAATTATTTGTAAAAGGCGTTGTTCGTAAAAATATTCAATATGCTAGCCCTTGTAGAGATATAGCAGAAAGTACTTCAACGTCGGTAGCTTCAGATATGCATTCCTATACAGTAGAAATTCCCTTTGAATGTGTAACAGAGATTAAGAAGTACTTAACAAAGCCTGTTATGCCTAAAATTAATTCGCAGCAAGAATTCGATTTTGTTGTTGCAAAGTCGCTGTCTAATGGTTTACTAGAAAAGGATGAATACCTTTCTAGTGATCTTTCTCAATTCCATCAGGAAAGCACGCATTATTACAATGAATTACCATTTTGTGAATTATTATCTAGCCAAATTATAGAATGGGACGAAGCAATTGATCGAATGCCCCTCCCAAATACAGCTCCTCTTGACGAAGGATATTTTTCTACAGTGGAAGAAAAGATGGTGCTTGATTTAACTTTAAATGTACTCCAAAAACAGCAAATTCTCGTTACCTCAGCAACAAATAATGAGGATGATGATGGTGATTACAAGGAATGCGATTGA